From a single Coturnix japonica isolate 7356 chromosome 25, Coturnix japonica 2.1, whole genome shotgun sequence genomic region:
- the RFX5 gene encoding DNA-binding protein RFX5 isoform X4, with product MADEELSPQATKKGTVSPGGSRSSAAEPGTLLQKLRGNISKAVQNKVDAILQDVQKFSDSDKLYLYLQLPSGPSLGDRSSLDLSSLSTAEYMHACNWIRNHLEEHADTCLPKQDVYDAYRQYCDNLCCRPLSAANFGKIIREIFPNIKARRLGGRGQSKYCYSGIRRKTVVSLPPLPSLDLKVTETHTELTDLVQSYTSEVMEAACALTCDWAEKILKRSFNNIVEVAQFLIQQHIISSRSARADLVMAMVVSESTEKAHRDGRSPPLSKRNGLEASEGGEQSLAQTKKDTVPKATIPPRSDKKKPPEPCKPQSSPQVNALMARLPLLLPRVPPGPTAVCSSPPVLAPKLTAAPLGGTMKVAVPLPPGLNVLLPGVAMPAADSPRGAASDGPPGSAQRPVATKRSSEVAHEAGAKRRRGRPRKRTEEEEGGVGSLGHSRDVAEGTELGAECSDSAHGGDNGHRGDNGLRGDNGHRGDGAHGGDGMDGMAVVSPAQVSVIQDGRGLQEETLSTAPGGSVVTGRDSGDKELRGDGHGAGMEPTAPRVFPEGT from the exons ATGGCTGATGAAGAGCTGAGCCCCCAGGCCACCAAGAAGGGCACTGTGTCACCCGGAGGGTCCCGGAGCAGCGCGGCAGAGCCGGGCACGTTGCTGCAGAAACTGCGGGGCAACATCTC caaagcagtgcagaaCAAAGTCGATGCCATCCTG CAAGATGTCCAGAAGTTCTCCGACAGCGACAAGCTCTACCTCTACCTCCAGCTGCCATCGGGGCCAAGCCTGGGGGACAggag cagcctggacCTAAgctcactgagcacagctgagtACATGCATGCCTGCAATTGGATCCGGAACCACCTGGAGGAGCACGCAGACACCTGCCTGCCCAAGCAGGATGTCTACGATGCCTACAG GCAGTACTGCGATAATCTCTGCTGCCGCCCTCTGAGCGCTGCCAACTTTGGGAAGATCATCAGGGAGATCTTCCCCAACATCAAGGCCAGGAGGCTGGGAGGCCGTGGGCAATCAAA ATACTGCTACAGCGGCATCCGGAGGAAGACGGTGGTCAGCCTGCCGCCACTGCCCAGCCTGGACCTGAAGGTGACGGAGACC CACACGGAGCTGACAGATCTGGTGCAGTCCTACACCAGCGAGGTGATGGAGGCAGCCTGCGCCCTGACCTGCGACTGGGCCGAGAAGATCCTCAAACGTTCCTTCAACAACATCGTGGAGGTGGCACAGTTCCTCATCCAGCAGCACATCATCAGCTCCCGCTCAGCCCGCGCCGATCTTGTCATGGCCATGGTGGTCTCAG AGAGCACAGAGAAGGCCCATCGTGATGGCCGCTCTCCTCCACTGTCCAAGAGGAATGGCCTGGAGGCCTCAGAGGGTGGCGAGCAGAGCCTGGCACAG ACCAAGAAGGATACTGTCCCCAAGGCCACCATCCCACCGCGTTCCGACAAGAAGAAGCCCCCAGAGCCATGCAAGCCGCAGAGCAGCCCCCAGGTGAACGCGCTGATGGCCCGTTtgccccttctcctcccccgtgtcccccccggccccacagccGTGTGCTCTTCCCCTCCAGTCCTGGCTCCCAAACTGACAGCCGCCCCACTGGGGGGCACCATGAAGGTGGCTGTCCCGCTGCCCCCTGGGCTCAACGTGCTGCTGCCCGGTGTGGCCATGCCCGCGGCTGACAGCCCCCGTGGAGCAGCCTCCGATGGTCCCCCAGGCTCAGCCCAGCGCCCCGTGGCCACCAAGAGGTCCTCAGAGGTGGCCCACGAGGCTGGGGCCAAACGCAGGCGCGGGAGGCCGAGGAAGAggacagaggaggaggaaggaggcgTGGGGTCACTGGGTCACAGCAGGGATGTGGCTGAGGGGACAGAGCTGGGGGCTGAATGCTCTGACAGCGCACACGGAGGTGACAATGGGCACAGAGGTGACAATGGGCTCAGAGGTGACAATGGGCACAGAGGTGACGGTGCCCATGGAGGTGATGGCATGGATGGCATGGCCGTGGTGTCCCCAGCCCAAGTGAGCGTCATCCAGGACGGCcgtgggctgcaggaggagacTCTGAGCACAGCACCGGGTGGCAGCGTGGTCACAGGAAGGGACAGTGGTGACAAAGAGCTGCGTGGGGATGGACACGGCGCCGGGATGGAGCCCACAGCCCCACGTGTGTTCCCGGAGGGGACATAA
- the RFX5 gene encoding DNA-binding protein RFX5 isoform X1 has product MADEELSPQATKKGTVSPGGSRSSAAEPGTLLQKLRGNISKAVQNKVDAILQDVQKFSDSDKLYLYLQLPSGPSLGDRSSSLDLSSLSTAEYMHACNWIRNHLEEHADTCLPKQDVYDAYRQYCDNLCCRPLSAANFGKIIREIFPNIKARRLGGRGQSKYCYSGIRRKTVVSLPPLPSLDLKVTETQHTELTDLVQSYTSEVMEAACALTCDWAEKILKRSFNNIVEVAQFLIQQHIISSRSARADLVMAMVVSESTEKAHRDGRSPPLSKRNGLEASEGGEQSLAQTKKDTVPKATIPPRSDKKKPPEPCKPQSSPQVNALMARLPLLLPRVPPGPTAVCSSPPVLAPKLTAAPLGGTMKVAVPLPPGLNVLLPGVAMPAADSPRGAASDGPPGSAQRPVATKRSSEVAHEAGAKRRRGRPRKRTEEEEGGVGSLGHSRDVAEGTELGAECSDSAHGGDNGHRGDNGLRGDNGHRGDGAHGGDGMDGMAVVSPAQVSVIQDGRGLQEETLSTAPGGSVVTGRDSGDKELRGDGHGAGMEPTAPRVFPEGT; this is encoded by the exons ATGGCTGATGAAGAGCTGAGCCCCCAGGCCACCAAGAAGGGCACTGTGTCACCCGGAGGGTCCCGGAGCAGCGCGGCAGAGCCGGGCACGTTGCTGCAGAAACTGCGGGGCAACATCTC caaagcagtgcagaaCAAAGTCGATGCCATCCTG CAAGATGTCCAGAAGTTCTCCGACAGCGACAAGCTCTACCTCTACCTCCAGCTGCCATCGGGGCCAAGCCTGGGGGACAggag cagcagcctggacCTAAgctcactgagcacagctgagtACATGCATGCCTGCAATTGGATCCGGAACCACCTGGAGGAGCACGCAGACACCTGCCTGCCCAAGCAGGATGTCTACGATGCCTACAG GCAGTACTGCGATAATCTCTGCTGCCGCCCTCTGAGCGCTGCCAACTTTGGGAAGATCATCAGGGAGATCTTCCCCAACATCAAGGCCAGGAGGCTGGGAGGCCGTGGGCAATCAAA ATACTGCTACAGCGGCATCCGGAGGAAGACGGTGGTCAGCCTGCCGCCACTGCCCAGCCTGGACCTGAAGGTGACGGAGACC CAGCACACGGAGCTGACAGATCTGGTGCAGTCCTACACCAGCGAGGTGATGGAGGCAGCCTGCGCCCTGACCTGCGACTGGGCCGAGAAGATCCTCAAACGTTCCTTCAACAACATCGTGGAGGTGGCACAGTTCCTCATCCAGCAGCACATCATCAGCTCCCGCTCAGCCCGCGCCGATCTTGTCATGGCCATGGTGGTCTCAG AGAGCACAGAGAAGGCCCATCGTGATGGCCGCTCTCCTCCACTGTCCAAGAGGAATGGCCTGGAGGCCTCAGAGGGTGGCGAGCAGAGCCTGGCACAG ACCAAGAAGGATACTGTCCCCAAGGCCACCATCCCACCGCGTTCCGACAAGAAGAAGCCCCCAGAGCCATGCAAGCCGCAGAGCAGCCCCCAGGTGAACGCGCTGATGGCCCGTTtgccccttctcctcccccgtgtcccccccggccccacagccGTGTGCTCTTCCCCTCCAGTCCTGGCTCCCAAACTGACAGCCGCCCCACTGGGGGGCACCATGAAGGTGGCTGTCCCGCTGCCCCCTGGGCTCAACGTGCTGCTGCCCGGTGTGGCCATGCCCGCGGCTGACAGCCCCCGTGGAGCAGCCTCCGATGGTCCCCCAGGCTCAGCCCAGCGCCCCGTGGCCACCAAGAGGTCCTCAGAGGTGGCCCACGAGGCTGGGGCCAAACGCAGGCGCGGGAGGCCGAGGAAGAggacagaggaggaggaaggaggcgTGGGGTCACTGGGTCACAGCAGGGATGTGGCTGAGGGGACAGAGCTGGGGGCTGAATGCTCTGACAGCGCACACGGAGGTGACAATGGGCACAGAGGTGACAATGGGCTCAGAGGTGACAATGGGCACAGAGGTGACGGTGCCCATGGAGGTGATGGCATGGATGGCATGGCCGTGGTGTCCCCAGCCCAAGTGAGCGTCATCCAGGACGGCcgtgggctgcaggaggagacTCTGAGCACAGCACCGGGTGGCAGCGTGGTCACAGGAAGGGACAGTGGTGACAAAGAGCTGCGTGGGGATGGACACGGCGCCGGGATGGAGCCCACAGCCCCACGTGTGTTCCCGGAGGGGACATAA
- the RFX5 gene encoding DNA-binding protein RFX5 isoform X3 has protein sequence MADEELSPQATKKGTVSPGGSRSSAAEPGTLLQKLRGNISKAVQNKVDAILQDVQKFSDSDKLYLYLQLPSGPSLGDRSSSLDLSSLSTAEYMHACNWIRNHLEEHADTCLPKQDVYDAYRQYCDNLCCRPLSAANFGKIIREIFPNIKARRLGGRGQSKYCYSGIRRKTVVSLPPLPSLDLKVTETHTELTDLVQSYTSEVMEAACALTCDWAEKILKRSFNNIVEVAQFLIQQHIISSRSARADLVMAMVVSESTEKAHRDGRSPPLSKRNGLEASEGGEQSLAQTKKDTVPKATIPPRSDKKKPPEPCKPQSSPQVNALMARLPLLLPRVPPGPTAVCSSPPVLAPKLTAAPLGGTMKVAVPLPPGLNVLLPGVAMPAADSPRGAASDGPPGSAQRPVATKRSSEVAHEAGAKRRRGRPRKRTEEEEGGVGSLGHSRDVAEGTELGAECSDSAHGGDNGHRGDNGLRGDNGHRGDGAHGGDGMDGMAVVSPAQVSVIQDGRGLQEETLSTAPGGSVVTGRDSGDKELRGDGHGAGMEPTAPRVFPEGT, from the exons ATGGCTGATGAAGAGCTGAGCCCCCAGGCCACCAAGAAGGGCACTGTGTCACCCGGAGGGTCCCGGAGCAGCGCGGCAGAGCCGGGCACGTTGCTGCAGAAACTGCGGGGCAACATCTC caaagcagtgcagaaCAAAGTCGATGCCATCCTG CAAGATGTCCAGAAGTTCTCCGACAGCGACAAGCTCTACCTCTACCTCCAGCTGCCATCGGGGCCAAGCCTGGGGGACAggag cagcagcctggacCTAAgctcactgagcacagctgagtACATGCATGCCTGCAATTGGATCCGGAACCACCTGGAGGAGCACGCAGACACCTGCCTGCCCAAGCAGGATGTCTACGATGCCTACAG GCAGTACTGCGATAATCTCTGCTGCCGCCCTCTGAGCGCTGCCAACTTTGGGAAGATCATCAGGGAGATCTTCCCCAACATCAAGGCCAGGAGGCTGGGAGGCCGTGGGCAATCAAA ATACTGCTACAGCGGCATCCGGAGGAAGACGGTGGTCAGCCTGCCGCCACTGCCCAGCCTGGACCTGAAGGTGACGGAGACC CACACGGAGCTGACAGATCTGGTGCAGTCCTACACCAGCGAGGTGATGGAGGCAGCCTGCGCCCTGACCTGCGACTGGGCCGAGAAGATCCTCAAACGTTCCTTCAACAACATCGTGGAGGTGGCACAGTTCCTCATCCAGCAGCACATCATCAGCTCCCGCTCAGCCCGCGCCGATCTTGTCATGGCCATGGTGGTCTCAG AGAGCACAGAGAAGGCCCATCGTGATGGCCGCTCTCCTCCACTGTCCAAGAGGAATGGCCTGGAGGCCTCAGAGGGTGGCGAGCAGAGCCTGGCACAG ACCAAGAAGGATACTGTCCCCAAGGCCACCATCCCACCGCGTTCCGACAAGAAGAAGCCCCCAGAGCCATGCAAGCCGCAGAGCAGCCCCCAGGTGAACGCGCTGATGGCCCGTTtgccccttctcctcccccgtgtcccccccggccccacagccGTGTGCTCTTCCCCTCCAGTCCTGGCTCCCAAACTGACAGCCGCCCCACTGGGGGGCACCATGAAGGTGGCTGTCCCGCTGCCCCCTGGGCTCAACGTGCTGCTGCCCGGTGTGGCCATGCCCGCGGCTGACAGCCCCCGTGGAGCAGCCTCCGATGGTCCCCCAGGCTCAGCCCAGCGCCCCGTGGCCACCAAGAGGTCCTCAGAGGTGGCCCACGAGGCTGGGGCCAAACGCAGGCGCGGGAGGCCGAGGAAGAggacagaggaggaggaaggaggcgTGGGGTCACTGGGTCACAGCAGGGATGTGGCTGAGGGGACAGAGCTGGGGGCTGAATGCTCTGACAGCGCACACGGAGGTGACAATGGGCACAGAGGTGACAATGGGCTCAGAGGTGACAATGGGCACAGAGGTGACGGTGCCCATGGAGGTGATGGCATGGATGGCATGGCCGTGGTGTCCCCAGCCCAAGTGAGCGTCATCCAGGACGGCcgtgggctgcaggaggagacTCTGAGCACAGCACCGGGTGGCAGCGTGGTCACAGGAAGGGACAGTGGTGACAAAGAGCTGCGTGGGGATGGACACGGCGCCGGGATGGAGCCCACAGCCCCACGTGTGTTCCCGGAGGGGACATAA
- the RFX5 gene encoding DNA-binding protein RFX5 isoform X2, with amino-acid sequence MADEELSPQATKKGTVSPGGSRSSAAEPGTLLQKLRGNISKAVQNKVDAILQDVQKFSDSDKLYLYLQLPSGPSLGDRSSLDLSSLSTAEYMHACNWIRNHLEEHADTCLPKQDVYDAYRQYCDNLCCRPLSAANFGKIIREIFPNIKARRLGGRGQSKYCYSGIRRKTVVSLPPLPSLDLKVTETQHTELTDLVQSYTSEVMEAACALTCDWAEKILKRSFNNIVEVAQFLIQQHIISSRSARADLVMAMVVSESTEKAHRDGRSPPLSKRNGLEASEGGEQSLAQTKKDTVPKATIPPRSDKKKPPEPCKPQSSPQVNALMARLPLLLPRVPPGPTAVCSSPPVLAPKLTAAPLGGTMKVAVPLPPGLNVLLPGVAMPAADSPRGAASDGPPGSAQRPVATKRSSEVAHEAGAKRRRGRPRKRTEEEEGGVGSLGHSRDVAEGTELGAECSDSAHGGDNGHRGDNGLRGDNGHRGDGAHGGDGMDGMAVVSPAQVSVIQDGRGLQEETLSTAPGGSVVTGRDSGDKELRGDGHGAGMEPTAPRVFPEGT; translated from the exons ATGGCTGATGAAGAGCTGAGCCCCCAGGCCACCAAGAAGGGCACTGTGTCACCCGGAGGGTCCCGGAGCAGCGCGGCAGAGCCGGGCACGTTGCTGCAGAAACTGCGGGGCAACATCTC caaagcagtgcagaaCAAAGTCGATGCCATCCTG CAAGATGTCCAGAAGTTCTCCGACAGCGACAAGCTCTACCTCTACCTCCAGCTGCCATCGGGGCCAAGCCTGGGGGACAggag cagcctggacCTAAgctcactgagcacagctgagtACATGCATGCCTGCAATTGGATCCGGAACCACCTGGAGGAGCACGCAGACACCTGCCTGCCCAAGCAGGATGTCTACGATGCCTACAG GCAGTACTGCGATAATCTCTGCTGCCGCCCTCTGAGCGCTGCCAACTTTGGGAAGATCATCAGGGAGATCTTCCCCAACATCAAGGCCAGGAGGCTGGGAGGCCGTGGGCAATCAAA ATACTGCTACAGCGGCATCCGGAGGAAGACGGTGGTCAGCCTGCCGCCACTGCCCAGCCTGGACCTGAAGGTGACGGAGACC CAGCACACGGAGCTGACAGATCTGGTGCAGTCCTACACCAGCGAGGTGATGGAGGCAGCCTGCGCCCTGACCTGCGACTGGGCCGAGAAGATCCTCAAACGTTCCTTCAACAACATCGTGGAGGTGGCACAGTTCCTCATCCAGCAGCACATCATCAGCTCCCGCTCAGCCCGCGCCGATCTTGTCATGGCCATGGTGGTCTCAG AGAGCACAGAGAAGGCCCATCGTGATGGCCGCTCTCCTCCACTGTCCAAGAGGAATGGCCTGGAGGCCTCAGAGGGTGGCGAGCAGAGCCTGGCACAG ACCAAGAAGGATACTGTCCCCAAGGCCACCATCCCACCGCGTTCCGACAAGAAGAAGCCCCCAGAGCCATGCAAGCCGCAGAGCAGCCCCCAGGTGAACGCGCTGATGGCCCGTTtgccccttctcctcccccgtgtcccccccggccccacagccGTGTGCTCTTCCCCTCCAGTCCTGGCTCCCAAACTGACAGCCGCCCCACTGGGGGGCACCATGAAGGTGGCTGTCCCGCTGCCCCCTGGGCTCAACGTGCTGCTGCCCGGTGTGGCCATGCCCGCGGCTGACAGCCCCCGTGGAGCAGCCTCCGATGGTCCCCCAGGCTCAGCCCAGCGCCCCGTGGCCACCAAGAGGTCCTCAGAGGTGGCCCACGAGGCTGGGGCCAAACGCAGGCGCGGGAGGCCGAGGAAGAggacagaggaggaggaaggaggcgTGGGGTCACTGGGTCACAGCAGGGATGTGGCTGAGGGGACAGAGCTGGGGGCTGAATGCTCTGACAGCGCACACGGAGGTGACAATGGGCACAGAGGTGACAATGGGCTCAGAGGTGACAATGGGCACAGAGGTGACGGTGCCCATGGAGGTGATGGCATGGATGGCATGGCCGTGGTGTCCCCAGCCCAAGTGAGCGTCATCCAGGACGGCcgtgggctgcaggaggagacTCTGAGCACAGCACCGGGTGGCAGCGTGGTCACAGGAAGGGACAGTGGTGACAAAGAGCTGCGTGGGGATGGACACGGCGCCGGGATGGAGCCCACAGCCCCACGTGTGTTCCCGGAGGGGACATAA
- the RFX5 gene encoding DNA-binding protein RFX5 isoform X5, whose protein sequence is MHACNWIRNHLEEHADTCLPKQDVYDAYRQYCDNLCCRPLSAANFGKIIREIFPNIKARRLGGRGQSKYCYSGIRRKTVVSLPPLPSLDLKVTETQHTELTDLVQSYTSEVMEAACALTCDWAEKILKRSFNNIVEVAQFLIQQHIISSRSARADLVMAMVVSESTEKAHRDGRSPPLSKRNGLEASEGGEQSLAQTKKDTVPKATIPPRSDKKKPPEPCKPQSSPQVNALMARLPLLLPRVPPGPTAVCSSPPVLAPKLTAAPLGGTMKVAVPLPPGLNVLLPGVAMPAADSPRGAASDGPPGSAQRPVATKRSSEVAHEAGAKRRRGRPRKRTEEEEGGVGSLGHSRDVAEGTELGAECSDSAHGGDNGHRGDNGLRGDNGHRGDGAHGGDGMDGMAVVSPAQVSVIQDGRGLQEETLSTAPGGSVVTGRDSGDKELRGDGHGAGMEPTAPRVFPEGT, encoded by the exons ATGCATGCCTGCAATTGGATCCGGAACCACCTGGAGGAGCACGCAGACACCTGCCTGCCCAAGCAGGATGTCTACGATGCCTACAG GCAGTACTGCGATAATCTCTGCTGCCGCCCTCTGAGCGCTGCCAACTTTGGGAAGATCATCAGGGAGATCTTCCCCAACATCAAGGCCAGGAGGCTGGGAGGCCGTGGGCAATCAAA ATACTGCTACAGCGGCATCCGGAGGAAGACGGTGGTCAGCCTGCCGCCACTGCCCAGCCTGGACCTGAAGGTGACGGAGACC CAGCACACGGAGCTGACAGATCTGGTGCAGTCCTACACCAGCGAGGTGATGGAGGCAGCCTGCGCCCTGACCTGCGACTGGGCCGAGAAGATCCTCAAACGTTCCTTCAACAACATCGTGGAGGTGGCACAGTTCCTCATCCAGCAGCACATCATCAGCTCCCGCTCAGCCCGCGCCGATCTTGTCATGGCCATGGTGGTCTCAG AGAGCACAGAGAAGGCCCATCGTGATGGCCGCTCTCCTCCACTGTCCAAGAGGAATGGCCTGGAGGCCTCAGAGGGTGGCGAGCAGAGCCTGGCACAG ACCAAGAAGGATACTGTCCCCAAGGCCACCATCCCACCGCGTTCCGACAAGAAGAAGCCCCCAGAGCCATGCAAGCCGCAGAGCAGCCCCCAGGTGAACGCGCTGATGGCCCGTTtgccccttctcctcccccgtgtcccccccggccccacagccGTGTGCTCTTCCCCTCCAGTCCTGGCTCCCAAACTGACAGCCGCCCCACTGGGGGGCACCATGAAGGTGGCTGTCCCGCTGCCCCCTGGGCTCAACGTGCTGCTGCCCGGTGTGGCCATGCCCGCGGCTGACAGCCCCCGTGGAGCAGCCTCCGATGGTCCCCCAGGCTCAGCCCAGCGCCCCGTGGCCACCAAGAGGTCCTCAGAGGTGGCCCACGAGGCTGGGGCCAAACGCAGGCGCGGGAGGCCGAGGAAGAggacagaggaggaggaaggaggcgTGGGGTCACTGGGTCACAGCAGGGATGTGGCTGAGGGGACAGAGCTGGGGGCTGAATGCTCTGACAGCGCACACGGAGGTGACAATGGGCACAGAGGTGACAATGGGCTCAGAGGTGACAATGGGCACAGAGGTGACGGTGCCCATGGAGGTGATGGCATGGATGGCATGGCCGTGGTGTCCCCAGCCCAAGTGAGCGTCATCCAGGACGGCcgtgggctgcaggaggagacTCTGAGCACAGCACCGGGTGGCAGCGTGGTCACAGGAAGGGACAGTGGTGACAAAGAGCTGCGTGGGGATGGACACGGCGCCGGGATGGAGCCCACAGCCCCACGTGTGTTCCCGGAGGGGACATAA